The nucleotide window ACCGCTGGCCGCCTTCCTGGCCAACCAGGCCATGAGCCACGCCGCCTTCATCGTCAGCCCGACCGCCGTCAAAAAGTACAACGGCATCCTCAACGAAAACCCGGTCGGCACCGGCCCGTACAAATTCGTCAAATGGGAGAAAGGCCAGTTCGTAGAACTGGCGGCCTTTGACGACTACTGGGGCGACAAAGCCAAAGTCAAAAAAGCCGTCTACAAATTCACCAAAGAAAACTCCGTCCGCGCCTCCGACCTGATCAGCGGCGCCACCGACATCATGGACGGCGTCGACACCAACGACGTCAAAAAACTCGAAAGCGCCGGCCTCAACGTCATCAAACAACCCGGCATGAACATCAACTACATGGGCTTCTACTGCGACAAAGGCCCCTTCAAAGATCCCGAAGTCCGCAAAGCCATCAGCATGGCCATCAACCGCCAGAACCTCGTAGACTACCTCTACCTCGGTCTGGCCAAGCTCCCCAACACCATGCTGCCCGACTTCATCCCCGGCTACTCCAAGGACGCCAAGCCCTACGGCTACAACCCCGAAGAAGCCAAGAAAATCCTCGCCGCCAAAGGCATGGCCAACTTCGAATTCAACGCCATCACCTACTCCAACCCCCGTCCCTACAACCCGGTGAACGGTGAAAAACTCGCCGCCGCCATCCAGGCCGAACTCGCCAAAATCGGCGTCAAAATGAACATCAAATCCTACGCCTGGACCGAATACCGCCAGGTTCTCAAGCAGGGCGAAGGCGACGCCTTCTTCTACGGCTGGACCGGCGACAACGGCGACGCCGACAACTTCCTCATGCTCCTCGACAGCGGCCAGATCAAATCCAGCCTCAACGCCGCCCGCTACGCCAACCCCGAATACGACAAACTCCTCGCCGAAGGCCGCGCCACCATGGACGTCGCCAAGCGGGCCGAAATCTACGCCAAAGCCCAGAACATCATCATGGCCGACGCCCCCTGGGTCTACATCAGCCACGGCGTAGTCCTCGGCGCCACCCGCGCCAACATCAAAGGCTTCGCCATCCACCCCGTCGGCAAGCACTGGCTCAACAGAGTCAGCAAAGAATAGTCTCCCGGTCACACTGTCGATAAAGGCCCATCTGCGGCGTTGCTCCTCAGAGCGTTTGCTTGCGTACGCCCCCAAGTACGCGGCGCGGCGCGCTCTTCCGGTGCGCCTTGCATCTGGACCTTTCTCGCCAGTCTGACGTTGTCTACAAGCTGACCGGCCTGGTACCGCTAGGTACCAGGCCGGTTTTATGTGCCTTATTCGCTCGCGAAATTATCGAAATACCCCTGGATCAGCACCACCGGCGTCCCCTTGTCGCCGCTGCCGCTCGTCAGATCGCACAGACTGCCCAAAAGGTCGGTCAGCTGTCGCGGCGTCGTCCCCAGCGAAGCGTCCTTGCCCAGCAGATCCGAATCCTTGGCCTTGATCTTCTCCTTCATCGCCGCCGTCGCCTCGTCCGTTCCCAGGCCGCGCAGCTCGGTGTCGGCGATGAACTTGATCTTCAGCTCGTTCGGCATCCCGCTCAAGCCGGCGGTATAGCCGGGCGACACCACCGGATCGGCCAGCTCCCAGATCTTGCCCTGCGGGTCCTTGAACGCGCCGTCCCCGTACACCATCACCTCGATATGGCGGCCGGTCGCCTGGCGCAGTTTCGCCTGGATAGCGGCGACCACCGCCTGGCAGTCGCGCGGGAACAGCTTCACCGTATCATCCGAAGCCTTATTCGAGCCCAGCAGCCCGAAATCGGGGTGATAGCCGCTGCCGGCCATCGACTTGTTCAGGATATCGTCCAGGCCGTACACCGTCTCGGCCCCGGCCTTCCTCAAGATGCCCTTGATGCGGTGCCGGTCGTGGATGCTCGCCACCAGCACCTCCTTCGTATATTCGAGCGCCGCCTTGGGCTGATTGGTCAGATGGACCGCGATCCGCCCCTCGGGCGCCAGGCTCTTATAAAGACTGACATAATCGATGCCGGTGAAAGGGTGGGGGACATGGGTGCCGAACAACTGCCGGTACTTCGCCTCGGAAAGCGTATCCAAATACGGATCGATCCCCAGCTCATCCATCCTGTCCACGTCGATAAGGTGGTTGCCCACCTCGTCGCCCGGGTAGCTCAGATAAAGGTGGATCTTCTTGCCGCTCATCGCCACCCCCTTGAGAATCAGCGAAAAACGGTTGCGGCTCAGGATCGGGAAAAGAACGGCGATATCGCCCTTGAACTTCAAATTGATATCGGCGGCGATATCGGCCACCGAAGCATAGTTGCCCTGAGAGCGCGCCACCAGCGACTCGGTCACGCCGATCACATCGTTGTCCCTGAGCTTGAAATTATCCTGCCCGGCCGCCTTCAGCACGGAATCAACAACCAGGCCGACGACATCGTCGCCCTTCTTCACGATCGGGGTCCGTATTCCCCGCACAGTGGTCCCCACCGTTCTAGACATCACGTTCCTCCTTCTGCTCAGCGCCGGCGGGGATTGCCCCGAAGCGCCAGGGAAAATCAATCAACGCTCTTAATATATCAGAAAAATTTACAAATATAAACATATATCAATATAATTTTCCCGAAAATCAGGCCAAAGTAGCAAACAATATACAGCGCAAAAAGTACAAACATCTGCCGGGCCGGGATAATCCGCGCGCGTGAGGCGATAACCGCCCCGGCCCGCTTTGCAGATCGCCGCCAATCGTATATAATTTTAGCAGCGCGGCCTTCGCGTCGCCGGCGCAAATCCTCGACCAACGGAGTATAACGACATGGGCTCTCTATACGCAGACCAGCTGAGCAAATCGTTCGGCATCGACACCATCTTCGACAACATCGGCTTCGAAATACAAAGCGGCGAAAAAGTCGGCCTCATCGGCGCCAACGGCGCCGGCAAAACCACCCTCATGCGCTGCCTCCTCGGCCTGGAGCCCCTCGACAAGGGCCAGGTCCGCCTCAGCCCCGGCGCCACAATCGGCTATGTCCGGCAGCAGACCGTCGCCAGCCGCGAAACCGTCTACGCCTACCTCGAAGACGCCTACGCCGACGTCCTCGAATGCCAGCGGCGCTTCCAGGACGTGGAGCGGCGGATGGCGGCCGAAAAAGACGAAAACGAACTCGCCCGCCTCATGAAAGCCTACGCCGCCGACATCGAATACTTCGAGCGCGCCGGCGGCTACCACTACGCCAGCGACATCCGCCGCGTCGCCTTCGGCCTCGGCTTCGCCGACGAAGACATGGCCCGCCCGGTCGCCACCCTCTCCGGCGGCCAGCAGACCCGCCTCAACCTCGCCAAAGCCCTGTGCCGCAAACCCGACTTCCTCTTTCTCGACGAACCCACCAACCACCTCGACATCGCCATGGTCGAATGGCTCGAGGAATTCCTCCAGGGCTACGCCGGCAGCGTCTTCATCATCTCCCACGACCGCTACTTCCTCGACAACACCGTCAGCCGCATCTTCGACCTCCAGAGCGAGCGGCTCGTCGCCTACAGCGGCAACTACAGCCGCTACCTCGAACAAAAAGCCATGAACGACGCCGCCCTCCTCAGCGCCTACGAAAAACAGCAGCGCCAGATCGCCAAAACCGAGGAATACATCCGCCGCTACAAAGCAGGCATAAAATCCAAGCAGGCCCGCGGCCGCCAGTCGCAGCTCAGCCGCCTGGAGCGCATCGAACTCATGCGCCAGGACAAAGTGCTCGCCTTCGACCTGCCCGCCCCGGCCGAATGCGCCGACCGCGTCGCCGAACTCATCGACGTCACCGCCGGCTACGGCGACAGGACAGTCTTCGCGCGTCAGTCGCTGCTCGTCAGAAGGGGAGAGGCCGTCGCCCTCGTCGGCCCCAACGGCGCCGGCAAAACCACCCTCCTCAAACTGCTCACCGGCGAACTCGACCCCCGCGAAGGCCGGGTCAAGAAAGGCAGCCGCGTCCACATCGGCTACTTCGCCCAGCAGCACGAAACTTTAAGCGGCCACAGCACCCTCCTCGACGAAATCGTCCACGGCTTCGGCATGGGGGAGGAGAGGGCCCGCGGTCTGCTCGGCCACTTCCTCTTCTGCGGCGACGACGTCTTCAAACAGGTCGGCGACCTCAGCGGCGGCGAAAAAGCCCGCCTCGCCCTCCTCAAGCTCATGCTCTCCGGAGCCAACGTCCTCCTCCTCGACGAACCCACCAACCACCTCGACATCGCCGCCAAAGAAGCCGTCGAAACCGCCCTCGCCGTCTTCCCCGGCACAATTGTCGCCGTCTCCCACGACCGCTACTTCCTCGACCGGGTCGCCGACCGCGTCGTCGAGCTCGACGACGGCCGCCTCACCGAATACCTCGGCAACTACAGCTTCTACCGCCAACAGAAACTGCTCGCCGCCCGCCAGGCCGCCGGCGAAAAACAGCGTGCGGCCGCCACCAAACCCGCCGCCTCCTCGCCTGCGCCGAAAAAGCGTCCCTCCGACGCCGCCAAAGCGGCCCGCAGGCTCGAAGAAGAAATCGCCGGCCTCGAAGTCGAGCTCGCCGCCTGCGAAGCAGCGCTCAACGACCCCGCCACCCATGGCGACCCCGCAACCTCCCGCCGGGCCGCCGAACGCTACGCCGCCTGCAAGGAAGCCCTCGACGCCAAATACGGCGAATGGCTCGTACTAACCGAACAACCGTAATGAGATTGGTCCAAAACGGCCGGCGGCCATCGCCCCGGCCGTTTTTCATCCCCTCATCTCCGCTTCGGCAGGAAAAGAATACGAAACACAGAAAATGGTATTAATAGCGATTATGCGCCACATAAAAGGAGAACCGCCATGCACAAGACAATCGCCGCCCTCGCCGCCAAGCACCACCCCGCCGTCGTCGCCCTGCGCCGTCACTTCCGGGCCCACCCCGAGCTGGGCGGCCAGGAATTCGCCACCCAGGCGAAAATCATCGAGACCCTCGCCGCTCTCGGCCTCGCGCCCGTCCCGATCGCCGGCACCGGCGTCATCGCCGACATAAAAGGCGCGACCGGCGGCAAAACCGTCGCCCTCCGCGCCGACATCGACGCCCTGCCGCTTAAAGACGAATGCGGCCAGCCGTACGCCTCCGCCGTCGCCGGCGTCGCCCACGCCTGCGGCCACGACGGCCACACCGCCGCCCTCCTCGGGGCGGCCATGGTCCTCGCCGCCCTCAGGGACGAATTCAGCGGCGCCGTCCGCCTGCTCTTCCAGCCCAGCGAGGAAGTGCTGCCCGGCGGCTCGCTCGCCATGATCGCGGGCGGAGCGCTTGACGGTGTCGACCACATCCTCGGCGCCCACCTGTGGCCGACCGCGCCCCTGGGCAAAATGCTCACCGCCCGCGGCCGGATGATGGCCTCGGCCGACGCCTTCCGCATCGCCATCCACGGCAAGGGCGGCCACGGCTCGATGCCCCACCGCGCCGTCAGCCCCATCCTCGTCGGCGCCGAAATCGTCGCCGCCCTAAGCGCCATCGTCGGCAGCGCCATCGACCCGGCGGAAACCGTCGTCCTTTCCGTCGGCTCCTTCCAGAGCGGCGAAGCGGAAAACATCATCCCCGACAAAGCCGCGATCAAAGGCACGCTCCGATGCTTCGACGGGCAGCTGCGGTACGACGTTCTGGGCCGCATCGAAAATATCTGCCGGTGCAGCGGCGAAGCCCACGGCGCCGCCGTCACGGTCGAAAAAGTCATCGGCTACCCGCCCCTCGTCAACGACCCTGCCGTCGCCGGGCAGGTCCTGGCGGCCGGCGGCGAAGTCCTCGGCGCGAACGGGGTGGAGGAGACGCCCCCCGTGCTGGCCAGCGAAGACTTTTCCCACTACCTCGCAAAAGTGCCGGGCGCGTTCATGTTCATCGGCGCCGCCCCGGCCGGTCGGGACGTCTATCCCCTTCACCACCCCAAATTCGACTTCGACGAAAAAGCCCTCGCCTACATGACCGAAATAATGGCCGGGGCCGCCCTCAGACTGCTCCGCCCGTAAACTGCACACGCCCGGAAGGGAGCTGGAATCATGCGCTACGCCAGATTGAAAAACGAATGGCTGTTGCGAGGCTGGGCGGACGAGCCCCATGCCCTGCTTAATTCCAAGAACGGTGACTGCCGCCACCTGTCGGCGCAGATGTTTCTCCTCGCCCAGGCCTGCGACGGGCGGACCGACCTCGACGCTGCCGGCGGCTTCATAGAGAGGGAAGTTTTCCTGGACAAGCTGATCGCGGCCGGCATGGCCGAAGAATGCGGCCAGGGGGAGGAAATACTGCCTCATCAGAAATTCCGCAAAGCGGACAATCCTTATCTGCGCACCGTCCACTGGCTGATAACCGGGTTGTGCAACCTCAAATGCCGGCATTGCTATTTGGAATCCCCCGCCGGAACCTATGGCGAACTCCCCTTGCCTGACATGCTCCGCATCATCGGCAAACTGGCCGAAGCCAACGTCCACCAAGTGCATCTGACGGGCGGCGAGCCCTTACTGCGCCCGGACCTGCCGGACATCCTGGCCGCATTGGCCGACAGGCAGATTACCGTAACCCATCTTTCCACCAACGGCGTGCTCGTCACCGACAAAGCGCTGCAAGGCATAAAAAAACTGGGCTTCCTGCCCAATGTGCAGATCAGCTTTGACGGCTGCGGCGCTCACGACGCCATGCGCGGCGTCCCTGGCGCCGAACGGGCCGCCGTACGGGCCATCCGGCGCCTGCGGCAGCACGGTTTCGCCGTCGCCGTCGCCACCGTCGTCGACCTGACCAACGCCGGATCGCTGCCGGAAACCTACGCCTTGATGACCCAGCTGGACATTCAGGCCTGGCGGGTCGGCCTGCCGGAAAGAATCGGCAACTGGCGGGACAGTGCGACGAACATCGGCTGGGAAGAAGTATCGGCAGCCTACGCGGCGGTCGCGGAGCGCTGGTCGGCCGACGGACGGCCTTTCGAACTGAAAATCGGCGGGTACGACTGCACCGGGGAACGCGAGGATTTCGCAGCCTACGAGCCGGAGAGCTACGACTGCATGTCCTGCCGGCTGACGCCGACGCTGCTGCCGGACGGTACGATGATACCCTGTCCGGGGTACATTGACATTATCGACAAAAAAAAGATGCCGAACATTCTGCGCCAATCATTCGCGGCGGCATTGTCGTCACCGGCTCTGCGGGCGATCACCGATATCAAGAAAAAGGATGTTCTTGCCCATAACGGCGAATGCGCCGCCTGCGCCGAATTCGCCCGCTGCGGCGGCGGCTGCCGCGCCAGCGCGGCCACGGCGACCGGCGATCTCATGGCCGTCAATCCGCAATTATGCCGGCAGTACAAAGCCGGCAAATAAAAACAAGACTGGCGCCGCTTCAAACGGCGCCAGTTCAGACTGCCGATAAAGGCCCATCTGCGGCGTTGCTCCTCAGAGCGCTTGCTTGCGTACGTCCAATGTACGCGGCGCGGCGCGCTCGCACCCTTCCGGGTATAAGCGACCACATCAACGCTAAAGCGTTGTGTGTCTACTTATCCGGTGCGCCTTGCATCTGGACCTTTCTCACCAGTCTGACTCTGCAAATAAACAAGACTGGCGCCGCTTCAAACGGCGCCAGTTGGCGTAACCTCACCGCAGCCCGCGGTTTACCAATTGGCGAACCACCAGCCGGAATGGCAGCAACGGATCGAATTGGCCCCGCCGGTCACCTTATCGAGGTCACCTTCCGCCAGATCGCCGCAGGCTGCTTTGAATTCCTCCTTAGTGAAACTAAACCCTGCGGCCTTGGCTGCTTCCGCCAGCTTGTCGAACTCTTTGTGCAGGAGAACCTCTTGGGCGAACTTTTCGTCGGTTTTCATTTTCGCCAGAAACGCTTTGGCTGATTCCGCGCTCATTTTTCTCCCTCCAATGACAATTAATTACAAAATAACCTATGTTTTTATCTTAATATTACCCAAGAGCAAAGTCAATGGGCAAAAATGAAAATAATATTAACCATGCGCAAAACACGGCAAACAGACCCTGTGCCCGAAACACAAAAGGCCCCGACCTCTGCATAAACGCAGAGGTCGGGGCCTTTTCACGGCAAAAAAATGCTTTTACAGCGCGCTGCCCAAGAACGCTCTCGTCCGTTCCAGCCGGGGGCGGCCGAAGACCTCCTCCGGCGTGCCCTCCTCGACGATCTCGCCCTCGTCCATAAAGATCACCCGGTGGGCCACCTCGCGGGCGAACGCCATCTCGTGGGTCACGACCACCATCGTCATATGCTCCTCCGCCAACTGGCGCATCGCCTTCAGCACCTCGCCGGTCAGCTCCGGGTCGAGGGCCGACGTCGGCTCGTCGAACAGCATGATATCAGGCTTCATCGCCAGAGCGCGGGCGATCGCCACCCGCTGCTTCTGGCCGCCCGACAGGCGGGAAGGGTAAGTGTCGCGCTTGTCCCACAGCCCCACCTTGCGGAGCAGCGCCTCCGCCTCGGGGAGGATAGCGGCCCGCGCCAGGCCCTTCACCGTCAGCGGCGCCTCCAGCAGGTTATCCAGCACCGTCAGATGCGGGAAAAGGTTGAAATGCTGGAACACCATCCCCATCTTGCGGCAGATGCGCCGCGCCTCTGCGTCGGCCGCATAGCGGCTGCGGCCGTCCGGCTCCTCGGTCGCCAGCGTCTCGCCCTCCACCGCGATGCTCCCGCGGTCGATCGCCTCCAGCCGGCACAGGCAGCGCAGCAGCGTGCTCTTCCCCGACCCCGACGGGCCGATGATAGCCACCACCTCGCCCCTCGCCACCGCCAGCGACACGCCCCTGAGCACCGCCAGCGCCCCGAAGCTCTTATGGATGCCGGTCATCTCGATCATATGCCCATCGTTACTCGTCATACACTGCATACCGCTTTTCCATTTTTTCGAACATCCAGGTCAGCGCGAACGTCATCGCCAGGTAGAAAACCGCCGCCACCGCGAACGGCGTCAGGTCGAAATCCCGCTGCACGATCGAGCGCGTCACCCGCAGCAGATCGTTCATCGCCAGCACATAAATAAGCGACGTATCCTTCACCAGCGTTATCGTCTCGTTGCTCACCGGCGGCAGCACCCTTTTGATCACCTGCGGCAGGATCACGCGCCGCATCGTCTGGGGGTACGTCATCCCCAGCACCTTCGCGCCCTCGTACTGCCCGCGCTCGATCGACTGGATGCCCGCCCGGAAAATCTCCGCGAAATACGCGGCGTAATTCAGCACGAAAGCGCAGGCCGCCGCCGGGAACTCGGGCAGCGTCACCCCGATATACGGGATAAACGGCAGGCCGTAGTACACGAACAGCAGCTGCAGCATCAGCGGCGTGCCGCGCATCAGCCAGATATACACGCCCACAGCGCCGGACAGCGCCGCAAAGCGCGAGATGCGCGCCATCGCCAGCCCCAGCCCTAGCGGCAGCGACAGCACGATCGTGACGAAAAACATCTGCAGCGTCACCGCCGTGCCGTCTACCATCGGCCCGATGAGGGAAAGGATATAATCCATGCCTTGCTCCTCACAAAGATGAGACTGCCGGCCGGCAATCTCATCCGTTTTTCGTCTATCAGAAAGTATAAACTTTCTGATAGACATAAGTGCAACTATGGCTCCGCCTGCGCCGGAGGCGTGGCGAAGCCAAGTTTTCTAATTGCATTTTGGTTACTTAACGATATTGGCCCCGAACCACTGCTGGGAGATCTTGGCCGAAGTGCCGTCCTTCTTCATATCGTCGAGAGCCTTCTGCAGCTTCGCCTGCAGGTCCTTGTCGTCCTTGCGCAGCCCCACGCCGTATTCCTCCGAGCCGAAGTTCTCGCTCAGCACGGCGTAATCGCCCGCCTTCTTGGCGATGTAGTAGCGGCCGACGATCTCGTCAACCACCAGGGCGTCGATGCGGCCCGCCTTAAGATCCATCAGCGCCGCCACATTGTCGGGATACTTCTTCAGCTCCTTGAAGGACTTGGCCACCGCCGCCTCCTTCTCCACCGCCTCGATGCTGCTGCTGCCGTCCTGCACGCCGACCACCTTGCCGGCCAGGCTGGCCTTCGTCTTCAGCGGCGAATTCGCGGCCACCACGATAATCTGCTTGTTCTCCATATAAGCGTTCGAGAACAGGATATTCTCCTTGCGCTTCTCGGTGATCGTCAGACCGTTCCACAGCATATCGATCCGTTTGCCGTTAAGCTCGGCCTCCTTGCTGTTCCAGTCGATCGGCTTGAACTCGACCTCCATGCCCAGCCGTTTGGCGGCTTCCTTGGCCATATCGACGTCGAAGCCCACGATATTGTTCTTGTCGTCGCGGAACCCCATCGGCGGGAAATGGTCGTCAAGGCCGACCACGATCTTCTTCTTCGCAGGCGCGCCGCAGCCGGCGAGCAGCGTTATCATCAGTACGGCGACGATTGCCAGGGCTATCCATTTTTTCATCTTTCATCACTCCTGTATGTATTGCTTCCTTGCCTATTTTACTTTACCGTAATAAAGCAATGAACCGCTGAAAAGAACGAATATCACGATTGTTCATTCTGCGTGGACCGCATGCTAACGCAATCGCCGCCAATCGCAGTATTTCGTTTTTTATTTTTCGCGTGCCGCCGCGGCGTTCGGCGAACCCGGCGGCCACATTTACCATACTCTCCGCAGCATCAGCGAAGCCGTCAGATTATCGCTTTTCCTGCCTATTTCGTCGGTTATCTGCCCATCGATGGTCACATTCTTCGATAATTTTCCCTGGATATTAAGACCGACCACCAAATACTCGCGATCTTGCTCGCTGCCGCTTATCTTAATTTTATCCGTCGGCGTGAGAGTGTAGGCGACAGTCATCTCGGGATTGCTGCCGCTCAGCACCCTTTTGTACCCGACGTTTATCGCATAATGCGCCTGCGGAAACTTGCGGGCGACTTTAATGCCGAATTCCCCGGTACTATAAGTATTGGTCAGCTTATCGGCTATCTGGTTGTAGCTGTCGCCTGCACCCGTCTCCGAATATCCGTCCTGGATATATCGGGTTATATGGATATCGACATACGGGCTTACCTGCCAAAGCTGCTCTTTATCATGGTGCAGGTTATAGCTCGCGCCGAGGCCGAAAGACAGGGTTTTGCTGCGATAATTGCTGTCGGCCTGCAGCCCCAGTTGCCGGATAAAGCGGGTCGCATGGTTGTTCTGGCGACCATAATCGATGTAAGTATGCAAATCCAAGGCGCCTTTGTCCGAACCGCCGTACAATCCCAGATAGTGGCCTTGATTCTTTGTATTGGCCATAGTTGACGACACCTGATTCCGGCCATAACCGAAGAGAATACCTGTGCGCCAATTATCGCCGGTCTTCCTGTCCACTCCCATCACAATACCGTAGCCTTGGTTATTGATCGCAGGCAAGTCCTGCTGGGCGTCGATCGAGCCCCAGTTTTTGCTTGCCTTCATCCACCAACTGCCCACGGCATCCAACTCCAGCGGGATAATGGCGTTATAGATATAATTGCCGGGCGCAAAACCGGCGAGCTGAAAAGAGACTTGCTGACCGGCCGGTTGCTTCAAATAATCCATCCTGGCGGCTATGGCGTTGCCGATAGTCGGATCGCTCTGGATGAAGGCCGCCTGGTTTAGCTGCGCCCCGCCGTAGATTTCCGTTAAGGCCTGAGTGGCCTGGTCGTCTTTCAGGTTGAGCAGCGGATACATGGCCTGCCGCTCCGGCGATCCGACCGGCAGCCTATTATAAATGGCCATCATTTTCTGATAGGTTTCCGACTGTCTGGTCGTAGGGTCGCTAAGATTATTTTCCTGCCGGTACTGCAGTGTGGCCGTTGTTCCGTCGTGGCTGCCCACGGCGGTCAGAAATCCCGTTACAGGCATATCTAAAAAGTTTCCGGTGATGCCCTGGCCGGCGGTCAGTATCCCGACATACCGCTCATCCGGCTTGTAGGCATCGGTGTAGGGGATTAAGAGGGAGTTTCCGATATTGGCGGTACCCGTTACCGCGATCTTGCCGAAATTATTCGGGCTATCTATCATAACGGAAATGAATCTATTGCTGACGAGATTGCCGTTCACTCTTAGTGTGCCGGGCGTGTTGCCGCCGCCGGCCCTGACATTGTAGCGGTTATACAAATTGCCGCCAATTGTGCCTGTGCCGGCAATCGTCCCTGCTTCTACGCTCCAGGCGTCACCAGCTACCGAGCCGTTGATCTCCAGGACGCCGCCGGCCGCGACCGTGCTGCCCTGATACGTGTTTGCTCCTGAAAGCGTCAGAGTGCCAAGGCCCGACTTGATCAATCCTACAGGCAGGTCTTTTAGGCCGTTCGCGGTCACCTTAGCGTTGTATTCCGAAATATACGTCCTGCCTTGCGCAAGGCTGTACGCATCGCCGCCTTGCGTATTGTAATAATTATAGATTTCCCGCAAATCCTGGTAAGGGCTGCCCGTTTCGAGCAAACCGGCCCGCCTTTCCCCGATATTGTTGCTCCAGGTGCTGTCGTAGCCGCCCGTATTCACCGCGTAAAGGGCCTGTGTCCTTCCGTAATCGCTATTTAGGCTGCTCCTGGCCAACCTTCTGGCATCCAATAGCCCGGGCCCTTTAACGGCCGCCCCGGCATCCAGCAGACCTTGGCCAAAGACAAGTTCCTGCGGGACGTTGTAAAAAACGGACCGGGTCGCCAGTAAAAAACTGTTCAGCGTATCATAACCATAATTCAGCAGAGCAGTCCGGTTGGCATTATAATAATTGGTCAGATCGGTTTGTACCGTGTTGGGGGAAGTCCGGAAATAGTGGAGGTTCACTTTGAATGTATAATTATTTTCGGTTATCTCGTCCATCTGGACCGTAACCGTGTAGTCTGGCAAGGTAAAATTACTGTTGGCCGTCGACAACACAGTATCGACAATCTGCTTGCCGCTCATATACGGAAAAGCCTGCTGCACCAAGCCTGCCACCCCGCTGACATGCGGCGCGGCCATCGACGTACCCGAATCGGGTTTATACAAATTATTTGCGGACAAGCCGGAAATGGACGAATAGATATTCGACCCCGGCGCGGCGATACTGTTCTCTTCCACATACTTCGTAAGATCGCTGAATTCGCTGACAAAGGCCGTGCCTGCGGTGTTGGTCGCCATATTGAAATTGGCCGCGTTAACCGAAATGACGTTAATAAAGTTGCTTGCCGTTTGGGGCCGCAGATAAGCAAGCGTGCTTTCCCCGCCCGGAGTGGGATGACCGTTGTTTCCGGCGGCAAAGACAAGAACCTTATCGCGGTTTGTGGCATTTTGCAGCACATCGAGCGACAGCTGAAAATCCGTATCCCGGAAAGCCGCCTTCCCGGCCACATCATAATACGTCGACGCACCCCAGCTGTTATTGATTATTTTTATATTATTATTGGCGATAAAAGCATTATAGGCTGTACGTAAATTATCGTACTGATTCGCGGAAAGCACGTCGCCGGAAAGCAGATTCGCCTCGAAAGCTACGCCGTGCATTCCCAGGTTATTCTTGGCCGCCGCCATAATGCCGCCCACATGGGTACCGTGAGCATTCGCCGCCCAGTCGTAATTCTGCGGAACCGTAATTGTTCCCGAATTGGCCTTGCTTGCGAACTCGATATGCGTCATCTGCGCGAAGTTATCCGCTATGCCCAGAGTGATGCCTCTGCCGGTATAACCGAGCGCATACGCTTCGGAAGCGTAGATCAGGCGTAAGCCTTGATTGGCCTTGTATTCCGGTGTTTCGAAATCTTCCGCATTAGCGCCATAGGCTGTACTGCTAACGAACGCCAGCAGAAGCAAGCCCAGAGGGATTCCCAATAGTCGATGCCGCTTTGTTATCATTCTTCACATGCCTTTGCCGCAAACTTAGA belongs to Sporomusaceae bacterium and includes:
- a CDS encoding S8 family serine peptidase; its protein translation is MITKRHRLLGIPLGLLLLAFVSSTAYGANAEDFETPEYKANQGLRLIYASEAYALGYTGRGITLGIADNFAQMTHIEFASKANSGTITVPQNYDWAANAHGTHVGGIMAAAKNNLGMHGVAFEANLLSGDVLSANQYDNLRTAYNAFIANNNIKIINNSWGASTYYDVAGKAAFRDTDFQLSLDVLQNATNRDKVLVFAAGNNGHPTPGGESTLAYLRPQTASNFINVISVNAANFNMATNTAGTAFVSEFSDLTKYVEENSIAAPGSNIYSSISGLSANNLYKPDSGTSMAAPHVSGVAGLVQQAFPYMSGKQIVDTVLSTANSNFTLPDYTVTVQMDEITENNYTFKVNLHYFRTSPNTVQTDLTNYYNANRTALLNYGYDTLNSFLLATRSVFYNVPQELVFGQGLLDAGAAVKGPGLLDARRLARSSLNSDYGRTQALYAVNTGGYDSTWSNNIGERRAGLLETGSPYQDLREIYNYYNTQGGDAYSLAQGRTYISEYNAKVTANGLKDLPVGLIKSGLGTLTLSGANTYQGSTVAAGGVLEINGSVAGDAWSVEAGTIAGTGTIGGNLYNRYNVRAGGGNTPGTLRVNGNLVSNRFISVMIDSPNNFGKIAVTGTANIGNSLLIPYTDAYKPDERYVGILTAGQGITGNFLDMPVTGFLTAVGSHDGTTATLQYRQENNLSDPTTRQSETYQKMMAIYNRLPVGSPERQAMYPLLNLKDDQATQALTEIYGGAQLNQAAFIQSDPTIGNAIAARMDYLKQPAGQQVSFQLAGFAPGNYIYNAIIPLELDAVGSWWMKASKNWGSIDAQQDLPAINNQGYGIVMGVDRKTGDNWRTGILFGYGRNQVSSTMANTKNQGHYLGLYGGSDKGALDLHTYIDYGRQNNHATRFIRQLGLQADSNYRSKTLSFGLGASYNLHHDKEQLWQVSPYVDIHITRYIQDGYSETGAGDSYNQIADKLTNTYSTGEFGIKVARKFPQAHYAINVGYKRVLSGSNPEMTVAYTLTPTDKIKISGSEQDREYLVVGLNIQGKLSKNVTIDGQITDEIGRKSDNLTASLMLRRVW